The Corynebacterium confusum genome has a window encoding:
- a CDS encoding sodium/glutamate symporter has product MEEFSAYSLMLDVGWISLLMVIGNVLRHKVKFIFQDLLLPAPITAGLLGLLVGPEVLGWINFSDALGDYTSLLIAVVFASMAYSMEVGGSMRKGARNMWGFSTMMFTGQWGLFILLGVFLFMPVFDTPNWFGMMLPVGFTGGFGTAAAVGGALEGVGAEAASSLGFTAATVGTLAAITGGVVAGNWGIRRGKVSHVPKELPEELRRGYIRNVEERPSLGRATTNPSAIEPLTLHLGFIVLTVMIAYLINSAISSVWENVSIPLFAMSMVVGLIIRAIMNAIGANDYLDREAVSTVSGAATDYLIAFGIAAIVPAAIASYWVPLLILFVLGTIYCTFFLLWFPAEFFGERWIERGIFGWGWATATVATGIAILKIVDPKLESGALSEYGMAYVGFGPFEISMTVVAPIAVIYGFTAGLGWISLAIAVGIYLTFRFAGWMPPRGTIFKEGIGHVGQKS; this is encoded by the coding sequence GTGGAAGAGTTTTCTGCTTATTCCCTGATGTTGGACGTGGGCTGGATTTCGTTGCTCATGGTGATCGGCAACGTCCTGCGTCACAAGGTCAAGTTCATTTTCCAGGACCTGCTCCTGCCCGCCCCGATCACGGCCGGCCTGCTGGGCCTGCTGGTGGGCCCCGAAGTGCTGGGCTGGATCAATTTCTCCGACGCGCTGGGTGATTACACCTCCCTGCTGATTGCGGTCGTGTTCGCCTCCATGGCGTATTCCATGGAGGTCGGCGGTTCCATGCGCAAGGGCGCGCGCAACATGTGGGGCTTTTCCACCATGATGTTCACGGGCCAGTGGGGCCTGTTCATCCTGCTGGGCGTCTTCCTGTTCATGCCGGTCTTCGATACCCCGAACTGGTTCGGCATGATGCTGCCGGTCGGCTTCACCGGCGGCTTCGGTACCGCCGCGGCGGTCGGCGGCGCGTTGGAGGGCGTCGGCGCGGAGGCCGCGTCGTCGCTGGGCTTCACCGCGGCGACCGTCGGTACGCTGGCCGCCATCACCGGCGGCGTCGTCGCCGGCAACTGGGGCATTCGCCGCGGCAAGGTCTCCCACGTCCCGAAGGAGCTGCCGGAGGAGCTGCGCCGCGGCTACATCCGCAACGTGGAGGAACGCCCGTCCCTGGGGCGCGCGACCACCAACCCGTCCGCGATTGAGCCGCTGACCCTGCACTTGGGCTTCATCGTTCTGACCGTCATGATTGCCTACCTCATCAACTCGGCTATCTCCTCGGTCTGGGAGAACGTTTCCATCCCGCTGTTCGCCATGTCCATGGTCGTGGGCCTTATCATCCGCGCCATCATGAACGCCATCGGCGCTAACGACTACTTGGACCGCGAGGCCGTCTCCACGGTCTCCGGCGCCGCCACCGACTACCTGATCGCTTTCGGTATCGCCGCCATCGTGCCGGCCGCTATCGCTAGCTACTGGGTCCCGCTGCTGATCCTGTTCGTGCTGGGTACCATCTACTGCACCTTCTTCCTGCTGTGGTTCCCGGCCGAGTTCTTCGGCGAGCGCTGGATTGAGCGCGGCATCTTCGGCTGGGGCTGGGCTACGGCCACCGTCGCCACCGGTATCGCCATCCTCAAGATCGTCGACCCGAAGCTGGAGTCCGGCGCCCTGTCGGAATACGGCATGGCCTACGTTGGCTTCGGCCCCTTCGAGATCAGCATGACCGTCGTCGCCCCGATCGCCGTGATTTACGGCTTCACCGCCGGGCTGGGCTGGATTTCGCTGGCGATTGCCGTCGGCATCTACCTCACCTTCCGCTTCGCCGGCTGGATGCCGCCGCGCGGCACCATCTTCAAGGAAGGCATCGGCCACGTCGGCCAGAAGTCCTAA